The sequence GTGTGATGGGATGTACAAGTATAAATGTGTTACAGGCAGAGACATTACACCCTTGGTACCAGACCATAACGAGCCAGACCTGATTTATTCACAGCTACACTCAATGTGTTCAAGCACAGGGTACAAATTATCATCATTGACTCTCCTCATTTCATAGGGATTTGACTCGATAATGCCTTGGCAAGACACGCTCAGATTTGTTAAAGAATGTTTCATCAAAATCTATAAATACAAGGATCACTTTCCCGTCTTCTACATCGAAAGACataagaacaaacaaaaaatattgtgtgattaccgtatattctcgaataaagtacgcacttttttaacttttcaaaattgaaaaggtgctacaagttgttgccaaagttggggtgcgtactttatttgaggtcactgcacagagaaatggtaaaaaagcctaaaataaagcaaggtggagggagctacacttctagtaatgtttcaaaacatgcacattgttgttgtcttgtagttgtctaaacatgaaacaaagaaattgtctaaacatgatttacataagattggtatttgcatacaatccttttgagttagtgactttgacttgtacaactggttttccctgatttcttctaccagttctcagtgatttttataatttgcagtaggcaattcacaagtttatagagacaatgacagtgtaaatgcaggttatttcatgcaaaataacctggggaaaacatcataaatttgaatttatccagttaaaggtctgttcaaaattggtggagaaggggtgcgtactttatttgagtttttccattttacctttcagtcccaaagatctgtctaagacttgtccaaaatcaggagtgcgtactttattcgagaatatacggtagttgTTACCTGAACTGAATTAAAAAACAGATTCCCTTGAAGTTGGTCGTTAAGATCCACTTTGGTGTGGATAATTGATGCTCCGTGCAAACTTCAAATTTGTCTGTTTATCTTGTATAATGTTATTATCTTACTTACTTTCTCTATGCTGAAGTAGCTTTGGGGCACCAAATTGCTATCGGTGACAGGTTAGATGGTATGCCACTTTTAGAAAACATGTATATCTCAGATATTTAAAGCCCACAAATACACAacacacatataacgttaggtatCTTATTCCTCCTCTGTGTTAAATGCCATGCAGAATGATAGGTCAATGGGAATTTGATTTTGCACAGAGCTATAAGTACGTTGGATTGAAATTGTTTTGGAATCAAATTTTAAGTGGCTCGGATGCATTGATACCATGACATTATGAAAGAAATTGAACCTGGCATGGAAATGAGAAGATGGTGGATTACCACAGATTCATTGGCAAACAGAAATAGCTTAAAAGTCCATGTAAAGAAGTTGTTGAAACTGTACATGACCAGTCTAATTGCCATTTACAGAGTGAtactttactacatgtaatttcaaaACTAATTGCAAAACTATTTACGCGCATAATGAATTGCATTCATCCTGTTACAGATAGTGGCATACTACAGTTTACAAGATGTATGTGGTGTATACAAAGATGGAGAAgtagaataaaatgaaaagaaaagcaACATGTTAGCATCTTTCCCTTCGTTGATTTTACTTCATATATGATTAAATGCACttttcatgtacataatatcTAAGCTGAAGGTTCAGGTAAAACTCACATTCAGAGTTTGGCGTAAATGTTAGCCTTGAAGATATTTCAAGGACATTCATGAATGGAAACTGGAACATTTTTCAGAAAAGTAAGTGCATTACCTTGTGGCAAGTTGTGCAGCATGTCATTTGAAGGCACCATCCTGGGAAGTGTGATGTATAATTACCCAACCACTCGGCTGTAATTTTACCTTTTGAATGCCAATTACATTTCAGATCTTCCTTTCCAGTTTCACTTGTAGATCTGCTTTTACCTTAATTCAATTGAAATTTTAGAAATTCATAtcatcaaatatcatcaaataCTGTATGCTGTAATTGTTTTAGCTAATGCAAattgtatttattgtattttcCTCTACAGTTTCAAAATGTTAAAGGTATTTAAAGCCCtgcaatatacaaaatgtatttctgttacaAAAGAATTGTAGAAGTGCATTGGAGATGGCTTGGtactttgtgtacatgtaggtgtgttgATGGTTGTAGACAACCGTACCAAAATACCCTGGGGTATTATAATATAGTCTGTATTCTTTTGCATCCACACATCTGCCATCCCACAGTCTTCAAGGAGATCCTGTTGTTGCAGGCTGGCCTACATCTATATCCATGTGCCGAAACAATTCTCGGGATCCATTTGCTGGACAATCTCTATTTACCAAATGGAGGTTGTTTGGCAAATGGAGGTTGTTTGGGTACATGGATACTACCTGCCTGTCACCATAAGATCTTTTTTGGAGATATGCAATCACTGACACACAGCAAAGTGGAGTTGCAAGAAATCATACCCATATCTAAAACTGTAACTTGTATTTCTATGATTGTATGTAATAGAATACTATAAATGTTAAGTATAATCTGTACCCTTTGCCTCTCTAGGTTCTACCATGTACGAGCCTACTTCAAGCCTCCCCTCAGACCCCCCATGAAGACGGAGGTTCATCTGGCTGACTCATCAGGTAAAGCCAGGAGTTAGTGCCTCCTGATTGACTcttcttcattttgtactgCTAAGCCCCTTAAAGCCTCTTTACTCTTTTTATGAGGAACCTCTGCTTTTTCTCTCAGGACCTTCCCCAACATGTgggtggtacatgtactttaatctTTTATGTAGGATTTAGGGTAGCTACAGCAAATTATTCAGCAGCATACAAGTGTATGTGCTAGATATTATCATGTCTGCCAATTGGTATCTGTAGTTTATAGATATATCACCCTGGCATTGCCAATGCTGTGCACTGTGTGCTGTCATCAGGTGGGTGAAAACAGTTACTGGGCAAGGAAATGGGTACGGTGTGTTTAAGATAAAAGCAATGCAAAAGGATCAAGCCTCACCACGCAAATTACATTCCTTTTCTGTTGCACGAGATAACAGAAGGATGCAGTTAGAATATATCACAGTGATTTGGTGCACATGCTGATAGAGGTTACGTGTAGGTACTGTGTGGGTGTATTGATTGTCCCACATGTATGTCAGGTGTTGGGACCAAATGGGGGAGTGGAATTCTAggggaaaatacatgtatcatcaaccCAACTATTAAAATCTAGTAATATTTCCATCACTCCCCCGGCATCAGCAAAATTCGCAATTTTTTCTAGTAAGATGTTCTCCAGGCTTTTGTCCTCTGTTGCCTTACCCACactttgttgtcattttttaaaaacttctaAGAAATTGAAGTCATTCCAGGACCATGGTGTTGTGTTGGTTTGGCCTTATTGAGAGGCTTACATCAGTATAAGAACTTGGAGACTGCAGATGGAAGAGGCGTTCACTTAGTGGTGGTTCATCCATCATTCAGTGTTCCCTGATCTACACTGTGCTGAAGGCAACTACGTGTAGCTGTGTTTGGTTAACTCTAGGGAATTATTAATGGGAACTGTCCAAACTTCTGAGTGACTGGTTCAGCGCTTGAAACCATTCTGTCAAGGGCTGGCATGAAGAAAATCAGATAGATAGTCCCAGAGAAAATATCTGCCATACGGtatatattgtatgatgtacatgtatacaatttcATGTAGTTTTCCTGTGGCTCAgaatttttcaaaatcacaTCTTCATTACTTAATGTGATGGAATTCTTTTTCAATAATCCATTTGGATTATACAATTAATGAACACTTGTAACAGATCTTTGTATTCAACCAGGTTTAGTTTCTACATCCATTTTGAAGGTTGAACAATCCCAAAGGTGtgtatagtagagtggactcattcctcagctaactgaCATCAATCGCaccacagtcatccctcagtaagacatctggaccAGTTTAAGAATCCCaaagcagggcttgaaatacatttttctgcatacctgcacaggtgcaggtaacattggaaattacctgcaccagacaacttttGCCTGCACCACTGAGAATTTATCATACTATAACGTGAAGTATTACACAGTATTGATCATTAATAAAAACTGTTCATaaaccattgccattatttcttttatacttcataagtggtaacagtcaatggaGATAGTAAAAGTTCACATcataaaacatgtatatataaacccAGTACTTGGACCAGTGCATGCAGGTAggcatcagaaatacctgcgcAGCTTTAATCTTACCTGCACtatcctgcatatgcaggtggtattttgagccctgcaaagGTATATGTTATGATTCCACAAAATTCCACATCAATCCACATACAAGCAATGCCCCACTCATGTATACTACACAGcatactgttaatgcagaaacttttgtagtggtttaatgttcgctgttttcgcaGTGGCAGTTtaacagcaaacttaaaaccacagcgaacatttttccatggcagtaagagactaaagagcatggtgctaccgcgaatttaaacccaccgcgaaaagtcccttttcctgctaccgcgaaataaaattcccatgaacttaaatacatttacagtattcagtacTGTGGCAGCATGAATGGGTGGAGGATTGAGCAGGATGAGTGATGTGGCCCAGTTGTGAGTAACCTAGATGCAAAGTGTGCCTCAGGGTCGTTGACCTGAGACCTCCATTGCATTTTGATAGACAGACACAGTAAATGTGAAGTGCGATGTGTCAAGAATAAACCAAGCATACCTCATCACAAAGAGCGAGTAAAGTAGTCTTCACAGTGCTCAAATTTAGTGGCTGAATTTACAACATGTTGTACGTGCCAGTAAAATGTACCTCTGAAGGAGGGTTGAAATTTGCTAAGCTACCGGGAGCACTTCCCTCCCTTCTATTGATCCTCTAAAGTGTACATACAGGGGAAGGGAGTGTGCTCAGCCAGCATGTATAATCACCATGACTGTGGGGAGAAGTAGCCATTTCCATCCATTACACCTTGTTAGTTTTCACCCTGACCTCCCTTTAAACCATGGAAACGTAGCAAAACGCTTTCAATTTCTTCTCTGTGTTTTACCGGCACTACTGGCATAATCATACCTGATAACCTTTTCAAATATGATATTGGGGATTTGAGTGTCGTTGATATAAAAAGGTGGGAAGCTAGTGCATGTACAATTAGGGTGACCTTGAATGTGAAATGAAATGTCTGAAATTAAATGGAAGTAGGTTTACATCATCcttgtaatgttttctgtaaacattaaaattcagtttgtttgtccattagtgatactaaatgtagtatcactattcttcctggagtcctacaattcataaaacagtaaatacaaaacataagcaacaaatcttgtacaataagtaaacagaaaagtaacaaaatcaactgaggTAACTTAGAGTTAAGAATTTTTGTTGATAGTTGgacattgaattttgaaatgtttgttgaTGTCTAAGATTTGTGTATTTTCCTGCAGGATATGAACATGTGTATCCAGCGCAGGTGAAAGAGGTGACCACGGGTGTCAGTAAAACCTTCCAGATCCTGTACAAGAATGAGGAGGTCACCGTTAACGACATCTTCCTCTTCAAAGTGCATGTACTGGTGGACTCAGATAAGGTTGGTGTAAAGCTTGCTCTATCAAAATATTATATTGCAAAATGAAGCCTGTTGTCAATGTATACACATAAGGTCGAGACTTCTTCATCATCTTTAGATAACAGTTGTAGATATGAATGCCAGTGGAGCTCCGTTATTCAACCGTGGGATGAGCCATTCCAATTCATTTCCGTCTATGTTGACGTGATTCTTTCTGGAGATGCCAGGCACTTCCCAAGAAGAGGTGATTACATTCACTCCCGCTCACTACCAGCACAATAGCTGCTGATTGCTCTGAGCAGGTGCATTGTAAGACTCAGACAATGTGGACAAATTCTAAAGATTCTGCACATCATTATTACAAATTGGCATGTACTTAGAAAGTTCTTTAGAACATTTCAGAAACTACTGGGGAAAATACAATAGTATGCCCAAATTTCTGTGTAATAAGTAAGTATGACAGCTACTTTTCACAAGGCAGGCTAAAAACAGCAACGAGCTTAAAAGAGGTTCTATGTTTAATTTGTAAGCTCCATCCAAGAGAAATTATGTACTGAAGCTCCCTCTTAAGGTTACAAGTAGTACTGCAGGTCAGTCAGATTGATGATGTAGGGCTTATAaaaataatcaccaggtgtattttgccagccagtaggtacccattatgagtaatgatgATGCCTCTCACTTTCCAGATTGAAGACACTGTGGACTCAGCTGCTTTTCAGCTTGTTTTAGACCTTTGTTTCTCTGAAGAAAGGTGAGGAAACTTCAAATGATTTGTTCCTCATAATAAATAGGTATTATTCTCCACACTCTGTTGATGGCAAGTCTTACTGCTTGATCTATCGTAACATTGTCTAGTTGTTTGTTCCACATACACGTATTGTATTATAATTCACTTTGTCTCCATGGTAtaaaactttcacggtctgagaaaatttaacttgttctcggaacgaAATGTTCACGTTGAACAAGTTATATGTTATCATCACCAGGACGAATTATTTGTATCGGTAATGATATGTTCATGTAACACTCATCACTCAGTcatcaccatgaaaaccgtgaacataaaagtacatggaaaaaatcaggaattacagtattcacACACTGTCATACGGAGAGCCTGGCAGTTCTGTAGGGTAATCATATCAAGCTGTAGCTGGGCATGTAAGAACTTTTAGCATAACGAACCTTAATGATTGATAGCTATATTACTGATACCTGTACTAACGTTTTTGGAGATTCACCGATTACGTTTATGTTAAATTATGGGATCTACTATGCACCCTACATAGATTAAGAGCAGTTCATAACAGTGTACACAAAATGCACCAATTATGCTCTTCGTTGATTGATATTAATTGGTTACATTGTGTAAGACATTGAAATGGCTGATTATACTCTATGTAAAAGGGCATGCAGGTCCCCATAGATACATGTGTATTCCATGTTCTAAATACCAATCAAGACTATTTTAGGAATACCAGAGTTGCAAATGACTATTTAGGCTTGAAGATTAAAATGAATAAAAGCTAAACCTTCTTCTTGCATCTCAACCACAGTGCTGATAATGCAGACAGTCTGCAGGTGGTGAGCAGTAGGGTACTGAAGCTCCACCTATGTGCCAACAAGGGACTGCACCACCATGCAGTGGTCATGTTTGACTACTTCCACCTGTGTGCCATGGAGGTCACCGTCCATGGGTGTCTGGTTACCCTGCACCAGCCCATCATGAAGTGAGTGATAGATATGCATTTTTGAACTCATATGTTCGTTTGTATGTATAGTTGTAAAAGACCTAACAAtagttgctgtacttttgttgtgtcaagaAAGATTGTTATTTACCTTAATGCGGTGAAGGGGCATCTGCATGGTCCCGTACTGTACTGTGCTAGGGTCACAATGACTCTGTCAGGTAGCCTACTTGTGGCCTTTCCACAATTTTtattatcttcaatatgtaACCTGTTAAGGTAGACTTTCATTACTCAGTAGATAAAGGAAGCATGTAGTTTACATTTATTGATGTTAATCGGAGGATAGTAACCATCCTCCAAACCCGTACACATAATCACCTGTCAGATTACTTTCAACAATGAGATTTTTTAATGATAAGTCCTGTATATCATTGCTCTACATTCATATACGAACAGATTTCAAATCTTTCTGATGTACTTTTTTATGGTACCCAGAGAGGTCTGTGTATTTTTGCCTAATGCCTTCATATTCCTGTTGGAAGGAGGTGTTAAGAAAGAAAGAGGAAATTGATGTGAATGTCAGTACATCAGCATGAATGATATATGTTGTAACTCATATACTTTCCAAACTGTCTCTATCTTTTCTTCACTACCTGTGCACACTGCAGAATGCGGTAAGCACTTCTTTCACCAGTGCATGCATGAAATGTGCGTGAACAAGCATGTGAGATCTTGTCATGATAGCATTTTTGGCTTTCAGGAAAATTGCAGAAATGAAAGACTCTAAGGTTAGATATGATATCAAGCCATCTTCTGAGTTGTATCAAATTTATCTACAACATATGAGTTCTTAATTCCAAAAGGTATGAAAGACAACCAGGCAGCAAACAGTCCCAAATCAGTTAAAGtcagatgtacaaatgtacttctagACGTTCCAAGATTATTTTTCATACATGAAGGGTTTTCTCACAGCAGCCTAGAAATGTACCTGTATTGAGATTAAACTTGTTTTATTTCAGTATTCCAAAGACAGCCAAGTCTGGCTGGTTGAAGGGTCAGTCAGCAGGCACCAAGCTCCCACTGGTGTCCCTGGAGTCTATACTGTTTGGTGCTGTCAACATGAACAAAGCCATCATGCCGGTAAGTCTGCAGGTTTTCATCTTCTCTGTCTGCCATATTTTTGATTAAGTTCAACTCAGGTTTGGTGTATTTTTGTATAATAGAGATTTATGTTAATTGATTATTAGACGTCTATAATGGATATGCAAGATATGCTAGCCTTTCTTTCTCAGTGCAGGGTCAGACCAAAGACCAACTTTATGTGGCAATAGCCTTGCAATAGCCTTGCAGAGACCACCAACATTAACATAAAGCTGATTGTGCTCCTCTCTTGTTGTAGGCCCCTAAGGGTGCTGCCCTAGCTGAAGCCATGGCGCAGgccagagacacacacagacagatgtGTGCCGCCCTCCTGTCCTCGTACGCTGGCCTGCAGGAGATATACCAGGAACTGTTGGGGAAGACACCTGATAAGTACCTGTTCAGATTAGGTATGTGTGGAGTAGGCAACAAAGTTCCTTGTGATTGGGTTGCACCTACACACTATTAGGTCACACTaacttaattctatggatgacaatCATGCTATTGTGTGACAAGGGGCCACAGTGTTTTTTAGAGtaggcaaaaatcaatgtgcgtgcgaatgtcatccataaaattaagtcagtgtggccttagtcatgaaaatgacaaaCCTCATGATTCCTTTTTGTACTTTGTCAGATCTTTAAGGCTGGGAAAGCATCTTAGTCTTGGTCCCACATTCTAAAGCTGTGTTTGTTGCCCATTGATCTATGATAGTTAACATTGACACTTTATTTCTTCGACTTATGCAGAGGTCATGGACACAGATTCCAGGCTGGAGACCTTATGTGAGGCCATGAAGGTGAGATTATATTCCTCATAGGAAACAAATGTAATGACTTTCTTTCCCCTTATTTACTTCTTTCTCCTTAGTTTAATGTAAACATTACATTCTTTAATCTTAGCTTAATTCTTATTTTGACAATATTAAATCAAAGAAGACAAACATTTTATAACTCAAACTGGAAATTGCTTGATATCCTCAATGAGCTTGCAGTATGAAAAACTAAACATCTAAGATACCATCCATCAATCACTGTTCACTGATGCCGTAAGATGCCAAATGCAGTTCAAACATAATCTCCAGGGAGATTTACCAATCgcataagatagtatgaaaGCTGGCTAAAGAGTATCATTGACCAAATTAAAGGAAGCCATCAGCctctggtagccaaacacactcctagccggctttactcctctggcagcttttgatactatcttattttaccgtaggatctccttggagattagttaATACATAGCATTTGTACCTGTCCCCAGATTGTGAAGACCCAGGACGAGGCTATCCAGACGGTGACGTCCCACCTGACCCAGCTGTGTGCGGACCTGTGTGCCCTGTGGACACAGTTCCTGGACATGGTCACTACCAGCACACCTATAGCACAGTACCTGTCAGACAACAACCACCAGACACGGGTATGCAGCTTAACACATTTTTCGAGTCACCACTAGCACACCTATAGCACAGTAACTTTACCTGTCAGACAACAACCACCAGACACGGGTACGCAGCTTCTTTAACACATTTTTCGAGTCACCACCAGGACACCTATAGCACAGTAACTTTACCTGTCATGATCAGACAACAACCACCAGACACGGGTACGCAGCTTCTTTAACACATTTTTCGAGTCACCACCAGGACACCTATAGCACAGTAACTTTACCTGTCAGACAACAACCACCAGACACGGGTACGCAGCTTCTTTAACACATTTTTCGAGTCACCACCAGGACACCTATAGCACAGTAACTTTACCTGTCATGATCAGACAACAACCACCAGACACGGGTACGCAGCTTCTTTAACACATTTTTCGAGTCACCACTAGCACACCTATAGCACAGTAACTTTACCTGTCAGACAACANNNNNNNNNNNNNNNNNNNNNNNNNNNNNNNNNNNNNNNNNNNNNNNNNNNNNNNNNNNNNNNNNNNNNNNNNNNNNNNNNNNNNNNNNNNNNNNNNNNNAGCATCCAGCTTAGACAGTTCCTTACCCAGCGGCAAACCCAAGCTTTCTCATGAAGCAAGGTAGTCTAGATAGCTCTGTTTCTCTGAAGCGAGAAGTCGTGCATAATGTTGTGGTAGAGGAGGTTGTGGACAAGCAGGAGGACATGCCGATCTCCAGTCGAACCGAACCAGATGGAGCCGGTTCCACACCATCGGGCTCGAACCACTCGTTCTCGGACTCTGTTTCCTGTGAAACGGGTTCCAACAAGCCAAGCGCGGGTTCCCTCCAGTCAGGACTGAGCCAGGATGGGTCTGACCTGACGGAGGTTCCTGAGGCAGATGGAGAGGGGAAAGCAACTCTTGTGGAGAACAGAGTGGGGGAGGTTGCCAGGCCAAGCAGGTCTCCCAGAAAGAGCCCTAAGTTTGGCCCTCTGCAGAGAAGGCTTGGTGGGCAGGCGGCGTATGCCAGCTGGACTAACCTGGTTAGTGATGAGGATGGTTTAATCGACATGGAGATTTGGGATGACGATGATGATCACAGTGAGATTAGCTCAGAAGGTGAAAATACATGTCTGAAATCGGTAGAACCTACGTCAACTCAAGGGCTGCCAGATGCAGAATCATGTGATCAATCAGGGAGCACAAATCATGACTCGTTAGAGAAAAAGTCTATTTCATTGGAGTCAAGTCCAAAGAGTAGTGCAGCAGAAGATGTCAGAATGAGAAAGACTAGTCTTGAGCATAGAGAAGCCATGAGACTGGACAGACCAATCAAATGTCAAAGTTGGCTTGATATAGTCGACCTTGGGGTGACATTGGTCGACATGGGATCAGTAGATGATATACCAAACTTAGGCAACTCTCAAAACGGCAGCGAAGCGGAGAAACCAGTAGGTCTGGACACGTCGTGGAGTGCCACGGAGACGGTGGACAGCGGCATTTCAGAGAGTCTGGAAGGGAAGGACTCGCCAGGAGATGCCAACCAACTATTTGAAAGACTGTTGCAACCCACCCCTCATGCTGTGGAGAATGGACATGACCCAGGCGAGGAAAGGAGACCTTCTCTCTCCGACGACATTTTTCGTCAGTCCATAGAGAGTGCTGTGCACTCGTTTTTAGAAAGCGATCTCATCCAAGCCATAAGTTTAGCAATAGGAGACGAAGAAGGGGATAATTTAGATGCTTTTGATCAGGCCTCGGCCAACTCTAATGAACAGTATGGAGCATGTGCAGCGGAGGAAGGGACTTTTGATGAGGTTCGTACTGAATGCAAGACCATCACCACTTTTGATGGTCCTGGAGGTCAAGTACGCTCAGAAAAGGTCACGACCTTTGACACTGCCGGGGCTGGACCACCCCAGCCAAGCTGGTCCCAGGAACAGCTTCTCACAGAGTCAAGGCTGATGACAACATTTGGCAGCGAGGTTCATCTAGAGACTGTCGGGGGCCCAACACCAACACTAGAGCACAATGACCCAGCTCTCACAAGTATACCAACAGAGTCCAAAATAGAGACAACGTTTGGTGCAGATGGAGATTCTCCATCACAAGAGGAACAGTCAAGCCAGGATGTAGTAAATCAAAACACACATGATGATGTACCTTCAAACCCATCAACAGATGTCGAAACACCTGTTTCAGATATAAAAACTACAGTATCAGATGTCAACACACCAGTTTCAGATGTCAACTCACCAATGCCAAATGTCAACCCCCCAATCACTAAACAGCCCACAAAAAGTGAGGTATCAACTGTGGAAGCCATACCCATGTCAGGTGACCTGGGTTCAACCAATGGGGAGGCAGCCACTGCCAAAGAGAAGCTGGCGTCCCTGATGGCACTGAGGAAGATGAGGTAACGGTCACCATTTTGTGGCATTTTATCTTATGTTTTTTGTGTATGTAGAGATTTTATACTTACCAGATAAGTGCAGGTGGTTCTGATTGTTTGTTCATTGAGTAGGgtctagtggcacataggtcacAACTTTCCATGCtgtttacagggaggggttgctagcccttcccatTTAATCAGTGgggccgcgtggcgcagtggcagcatattcGGCTCGAGAccaagaggttgcgggttcgaatccgactgcagtgtcaccgatcttgtgcccttgggaaaggcactttacacgactttcctcacttaactcaggtgtaaatgagtatctagctgcggctagtggtcttggcggggctttgtggccgagacaggccttaggggcatgttcgggcatgacgcacccgccatggcacacggggtaggaggaaccccttacatccttggtcggaagtcctcctaggagacggatactccgaaaaacaaagctgcatctgctgaagccgtctcacatgtgtcatacagttctgtccctgtgagacttagtgctccagtagacgagagggtggaaaaggaattgcacacccctccttcaccataaaaagtcatgtgcaggtcaggcaaaacaggtaatgcctgtctgcctgctcatctgtcgaaccgacaggagaaccatttaacatgctcgaggcacctcctcaaacacagaaTCCCCATTCTATGTCCCTTCCAAAGAActggtgcagccccaactgagCTGCCCTTCCTAGGGTTGAACTGGGGTTTCTCAGTCaccaactgtgaggctgcttccagttgagctacagagacATCCCTGGTTTCTATTGACCTCTGTGTTACTTCCTCCTTACAGCTTTAAGGCAGCCAAAGCAGAGTTGCTGAAGCAGCTGAGGTTCCCAGGCCAGGTGTACAGCAACCTTCCGTCTGTACAGCCGCTCGTGCCTTACTTCTACCCGGACATGACCGACGATGACGGGCTGCACCTCATCGTTTGTGTC comes from Branchiostoma floridae strain S238N-H82 chromosome 2, Bfl_VNyyK, whole genome shotgun sequence and encodes:
- the LOC118409089 gene encoding protein FAM135A-like produces the protein MGELQATVEFSVAFGKFYNVDLFQRGFYHVRAYFKPPLRPPMKTEVHLADSSGYEHVYPAQVKEVTTGVSKTFQILYKNEEVTVNDIFLFKVHVLVDSDKIEDTVDSAAFQLVLDLCFSEESADNADSLQVVSSRVLKLHLCANKGLHHHAVVMFDYFHLCAMEVTVHGCLVTLHQPIMNIPKTAKSGWLKGQSAGTKLPLVSLESILFGAVNMNKAIMPAPKGAALAEAMAQARDTHRQMCAALLSSYAGLQEIYQELLGKTPDKYLFRLEVMDTDSRLETLCEAMKIVKTQDEAIQTVTSHLTQLCADLCALWTQFLDMVTTSTPIAQYLSDNNHQTRTVPYPAANPSFLMKQGSLDSSVSLKREVVHNVVVEEVVDKQEDMPISSRTEPDGAGSTPSGSNHSFSDSVSCETGSNKPSAGSLQSGLSQDGSDLTEVPEADGEGKATLVENRVGEVARPSRSPRKSPKFGPLQRRLGGQAAYASWTNLVSDEDGLIDMEIWDDDDDHSEISSEGENTCLKSVEPTSTQGLPDAESCDQSGSTNHDSLEKKSISLESSPKSSAAEDVRMRKTSLEHREAMRLDRPIKCQSWLDIVDLGVTLVDMGSVDDIPNLGNSQNGSEAEKPVGLDTSWSATETVDSGISESLEGKDSPGDANQLFERLLQPTPHAVENGHDPGEERRPSLSDDIFRQSIESAVHSFLESDLIQAISLAIGDEEGDNLDAFDQASANSNEQYGACAAEEGTFDEVRTECKTITTFDGPGGQVRSEKVTTFDTAGAGPPQPSWSQEQLLTESRLMTTFGSEVHLETVGGPTPTLEHNDPALTSIPTESKIETTFGADGDSPSQEEQSSQDVVNQNTHDDVPSNPSTDVETPVSDIKTTVSDVNTPVSDVNSPMPNVNPPITKQPTKSEVSTVEAIPMSGDLGSTNGEAATAKEKLASLMALRKMSFKAAKAELLKQLRFPGQVYSNLPSVQPLVPYFYPDMTDDDGLHLIVCVHGLDGNSADLRLVRTYLELGLPGTRMEFLMSERNQVDTFADFDVMTDRLVSEIQYYVEVLGMTPTKVSFIGHSLGNIIIRSVLTRPEMVPFLDKLHTLLSLSGPHLGTLYNNSALVNTGMWFMQKWKKSGSLLQLAFKDHPDPRHTFLYRLSQKPGLALFKNVLLVGSVQDRYVPFHSARIEMCKSAVKDKQFGAVYTEMINNILQPVVNNPDVNLVRYDVIHSLPNTANSLIGRAAHIAVLDSEIFIEKFMLVTGLQYFK